The Coregonus clupeaformis isolate EN_2021a chromosome 8, ASM2061545v1, whole genome shotgun sequence genome has a segment encoding these proteins:
- the stpg1 gene encoding O(6)-methylguanine-induced apoptosis 2 isoform X3, with the protein MMGKIHKGLNDSGKLPGYISSIPTKYQTVVISNEDKKGFLSQAKRFLSEDSQNENPGPGTYMSHRPAEISSPSFSKKGTGGFASQAVRVPRNPQRGIPGPNAYNLQSSLIHKHSFGRGGSRTFRLPVAVQLDGPKNKTPAPNQYHVSLGGVKPNTVSAQSVFLSTTGRSSVCSNTLKGPSPCHYKVNDAITQKCPKVPLSCFKSNSVRIQSPVNNHVPGPGTYSPYQAPEPVRRTILPTSRWTQDVRGQGVPGPGYYEPDTSSKRSFLYNYSKWIPA; encoded by the exons ATGATGGGCAAAATACACAAAGGATTGAATGACA GCGGGAAACTTCCAGGATACATATCATCAATACCCACCAAATACCAAACAGTGGTGATAAGCAATGAGGATAAGAAAGGGTTCTTGTCACAAGCTAAGAGGTTCCTTTCAGAAGACAGCCAG AATGAAAACCCAGGGCCAGGCACATATATGTCTCACAGGCCTGCTGAAATCAGCAGCCCCTCCTTCTCAAAGAAAGGTACAGGAGGCTTTGCATCCCAG GCTGTCAGAGTTCCCCGTAACCCTCAGAGAGGTATCCCAGGACCCAATGCCTATAACCTGCAGTCCTCTCTGATCCACAAACACAGCTTCGGCAGGGGAGGCTCCAGAACTTTCCGACTGCCAGTGGCTGTACAACTTGATGGCCCTAAGAACAAGACTCCAGCCCCTAATCAATATCAT GTGTCCTTAGGTGGTGTAAAGCCAAACACAGTGTCCGCTCAATCAGTATTTCTGTCAACAACTGGACGGAGTTCTGTGTGCTCAAACACTCTAAAAGGACCATCCCCAT GTCACTACAAAGTCAATGATGCCATAACTCAGAAATGCCCCAAGGTTCCCCTCTCCTGCTTCAAGTCCAACTCTGTGAGGATCCAGTCCCCTGTGAATAACCATGTCCCAGGCCCAGGCACCTATAGTCCCTACCAGGCCCCAGAGCCAGTCAGGAGGACCATCCTACC GACAAGCCGTTGGACCCAGGATGTGCGCGGCCAAGGAGTGCCAGGGCCAG GTTACTATGAACCAGATACGTCATCAAAGCGGTCTTTCTTATACAATTACTCCAAATGGATTCCAGCATGA
- the stpg1 gene encoding O(6)-methylguanine-induced apoptosis 2 isoform X1 has protein sequence MMGKIHKGLNDSGKLPGYISSIPTKYQTVVISNEDKKGFLSQAKRFLSEDSQNENPGPGTYMSHRPAEISSPSFSKKGTGGFASQAVRVPRNPQRGIPGPNAYNLQSSLIHKHSFGRGGSRTFRLPVAVQLDGPKNKTPAPNQYHVSLGGVKPNTVSAQSVFLSTTGRSSVCSNTLKGPSPCHYKVNDAITQKCPKVPLSCFKSNSVRIQSPVNNHVPGPGTYSPYQAPEPVRRTILPRRHYLGISAPPLILLKNPPLPGPGQYDVVNYGDPPKHFMSSSMFVSRTSRWTQDVRGQGVPGPGYYEPDTSSKRSFLYNYSKWIPA, from the exons ATGATGGGCAAAATACACAAAGGATTGAATGACA GCGGGAAACTTCCAGGATACATATCATCAATACCCACCAAATACCAAACAGTGGTGATAAGCAATGAGGATAAGAAAGGGTTCTTGTCACAAGCTAAGAGGTTCCTTTCAGAAGACAGCCAG AATGAAAACCCAGGGCCAGGCACATATATGTCTCACAGGCCTGCTGAAATCAGCAGCCCCTCCTTCTCAAAGAAAGGTACAGGAGGCTTTGCATCCCAG GCTGTCAGAGTTCCCCGTAACCCTCAGAGAGGTATCCCAGGACCCAATGCCTATAACCTGCAGTCCTCTCTGATCCACAAACACAGCTTCGGCAGGGGAGGCTCCAGAACTTTCCGACTGCCAGTGGCTGTACAACTTGATGGCCCTAAGAACAAGACTCCAGCCCCTAATCAATATCAT GTGTCCTTAGGTGGTGTAAAGCCAAACACAGTGTCCGCTCAATCAGTATTTCTGTCAACAACTGGACGGAGTTCTGTGTGCTCAAACACTCTAAAAGGACCATCCCCAT GTCACTACAAAGTCAATGATGCCATAACTCAGAAATGCCCCAAGGTTCCCCTCTCCTGCTTCAAGTCCAACTCTGTGAGGATCCAGTCCCCTGTGAATAACCATGTCCCAGGCCCAGGCACCTATAGTCCCTACCAGGCCCCAGAGCCAGTCAGGAGGACCATCCTACC GAGGAGACATTACCTGGGAATATCAGCTCCCCCTCTGATTCTTCTGAAGAACCCTCCCCTGCCTGGCCCTGGGCAGTATGATGTAGTGAACTATGGGGACCCGCCCAAGCACTTCATGTCTAGTTCCATGTTTGTTTCTAGGACAAGCCGTTGGACCCAGGATGTGCGCGGCCAAGGAGTGCCAGGGCCAG GTTACTATGAACCAGATACGTCATCAAAGCGGTCTTTCTTATACAATTACTCCAAATGGATTCCAGCATGA
- the stpg1 gene encoding O(6)-methylguanine-induced apoptosis 2 isoform X2, with amino-acid sequence MRIRKGSCHKLRGSFQKTARMKTQGQAHICLTGLLKSAAPPSQRKAVRVPRNPQRGIPGPNAYNLQSSLIHKHSFGRGGSRTFRLPVAVQLDGPKNKTPAPNQYHVSLGGVKPNTVSAQSVFLSTTGRSSVCSNTLKGPSPCHYKVNDAITQKCPKVPLSCFKSNSVRIQSPVNNHVPGPGTYSPYQAPEPVRRTILPRRHYLGISAPPLILLKNPPLPGPGQYDVVNYGDPPKHFMSSSMFVSRTSRWTQDVRGQGVPGPGYYEPDTSSKRSFLYNYSKWIPA; translated from the exons ATGAGGATAAGAAAGGGTTCTTGTCACAAGCTAAGAGGTTCCTTTCAGAAGACAGCCAG AATGAAAACCCAGGGCCAGGCACATATATGTCTCACAGGCCTGCTGAAATCAGCAGCCCCTCCTTCTCAAAGAAAG GCTGTCAGAGTTCCCCGTAACCCTCAGAGAGGTATCCCAGGACCCAATGCCTATAACCTGCAGTCCTCTCTGATCCACAAACACAGCTTCGGCAGGGGAGGCTCCAGAACTTTCCGACTGCCAGTGGCTGTACAACTTGATGGCCCTAAGAACAAGACTCCAGCCCCTAATCAATATCAT GTGTCCTTAGGTGGTGTAAAGCCAAACACAGTGTCCGCTCAATCAGTATTTCTGTCAACAACTGGACGGAGTTCTGTGTGCTCAAACACTCTAAAAGGACCATCCCCAT GTCACTACAAAGTCAATGATGCCATAACTCAGAAATGCCCCAAGGTTCCCCTCTCCTGCTTCAAGTCCAACTCTGTGAGGATCCAGTCCCCTGTGAATAACCATGTCCCAGGCCCAGGCACCTATAGTCCCTACCAGGCCCCAGAGCCAGTCAGGAGGACCATCCTACC GAGGAGACATTACCTGGGAATATCAGCTCCCCCTCTGATTCTTCTGAAGAACCCTCCCCTGCCTGGCCCTGGGCAGTATGATGTAGTGAACTATGGGGACCCGCCCAAGCACTTCATGTCTAGTTCCATGTTTGTTTCTAGGACAAGCCGTTGGACCCAGGATGTGCGCGGCCAAGGAGTGCCAGGGCCAG GTTACTATGAACCAGATACGTCATCAAAGCGGTCTTTCTTATACAATTACTCCAAATGGATTCCAGCATGA